Proteins encoded within one genomic window of Caldilineales bacterium:
- the hisC gene encoding histidinol-phosphate transaminase codes for MSAPPISNPHSPISPLLRPDIARMEEYTPVQPFEVLSARMGRRPEEIVKLDANENPYGPSPRLRQALTEFPWYHIYPDPQQTSLRAALSHYTGVPADTILPGHGADELLDYLCRLFLTPGDAILSCPPTFGMYSFDAKLSGGRVVDVWRREDFSLDVEGIEQAALGSAPRPKLLFLTSPNNPDGSLIPHEALRRLLRLPLVVVVDEAYIEFAADGQSVATWVPGAPNLVVLRTFSKWAGLAGLRLGYGIFPLAIIQHLWKFKQPYNVNVAATVAGLTSLDDLPYLRTRIEALKIERDRLIAELGRFPYLRPYPSQANFVLCRVEGRPAADLHRRLAEQGVLVRYYDKPGLQNCIRVSAGRPQDTERLLGALEVINHV; via the coding sequence ATGTCCGCCCCCCCAATCTCCAATCCCCACTCTCCAATCTCCCCCCTCCTCCGCCCCGACATCGCTCGCATGGAGGAATACACCCCCGTGCAGCCGTTCGAGGTGTTGAGCGCGCGCATGGGAAGGCGGCCCGAGGAGATCGTCAAGCTCGACGCCAACGAGAATCCGTACGGCCCTTCGCCGCGCCTGCGCCAGGCCCTGACCGAATTCCCGTGGTATCATATCTATCCCGACCCGCAGCAAACCAGCCTGCGCGCTGCTCTTTCCCATTACACTGGCGTCCCCGCCGACACCATCCTGCCCGGCCACGGCGCCGACGAACTGCTCGACTATCTCTGCCGTCTCTTCCTGACCCCCGGCGACGCCATCCTCAGCTGCCCGCCCACCTTTGGCATGTACAGCTTCGATGCCAAACTCAGCGGCGGGCGGGTGGTCGATGTCTGGCGGCGGGAGGATTTCAGCCTGGATGTCGAGGGCATCGAACAGGCCGCGCTGGGTTCGGCTCCCCGGCCCAAGCTCCTCTTCCTCACCTCGCCGAACAACCCCGATGGCAGCCTGATCCCGCACGAGGCCCTGCGCCGGCTACTGCGCCTGCCCCTCGTTGTCGTCGTGGACGAGGCCTACATCGAGTTCGCTGCCGATGGCCAATCCGTGGCGACATGGGTTCCCGGCGCTCCCAACCTGGTCGTCCTGCGCACCTTCAGCAAATGGGCAGGGCTGGCCGGGCTGCGTCTGGGCTACGGCATCTTCCCGCTCGCGATCATCCAGCACTTGTGGAAATTCAAGCAGCCGTACAACGTCAACGTGGCCGCCACCGTGGCCGGCTTGACCAGCCTCGACGACTTGCCCTATCTCCGCACCCGCATCGAGGCCCTGAAAATCGAGCGCGACCGCCTGATCGCCGAACTCGGACGCTTCCCCTACCTCCGCCCCTATCCCAGCCAGGCCAATTTCGTCCTCTGCCGCGTCGAAGGCCGCCCCGCCGCCGACCTGCACCGCCGCCTGGCCGAGCAAGGCGTACTTGTTCGCTATTATGACAAGCCCGGTCTGCAGAACTGCATCCGGGTCAGCGCCGGGCGGCCGCAGGATACGGAGAGACTGCTAGGGGCGCTGGAGGTCATCAACCATGTTTGA
- a CDS encoding BrnA antitoxin family protein, which translates to MDERLIRQNINDLQKRLQKDRAMTMISLRVPEDVLEDLKRVAPLLGFSGYQPLIRAYIGQGLRADLERLEAKPEIAALVENLRKYGVSNEIIASALAESRPTWQASTVEGEPNL; encoded by the coding sequence ATGGATGAGCGACTGATCAGGCAGAATATCAATGATCTGCAAAAACGATTACAGAAAGATCGGGCAATGACGATGATCAGCCTGCGAGTGCCCGAAGATGTGCTGGAGGACTTGAAGCGCGTCGCCCCGTTACTCGGCTTCTCAGGCTATCAGCCTCTCATCCGAGCTTACATCGGCCAGGGGCTGCGCGCCGATCTCGAACGGTTGGAGGCCAAGCCGGAAATAGCGGCGTTGGTCGAGAATTTGCGAAAGTACGGGGTAAGCAACGAGATCATAGCATCGGCACTGGCCGAAAGTCGCCCAACCTGGCAAGCCTCGACCGTTGAGGGCGAACCCAATCTCTAA